The Acidobacteriota bacterium nucleotide sequence TTCCCCGTGCCCTTGCTCGTCTTCTTCTTCGTGGTGATCATCTTCTTCCTCTTCGTGATCCTCGTCTTCTTCGTGGTCTTCGTCCCCGTCCTCGTCCTCGTCGTGGTCTTCAGCTTCCTCTTCGTCGTGGTGCTCTTCCTCTTCTCCGTGGTGGCCGTGGAATTCCTGGACGAAGGGGACGCCGTAGATCCCGGTGTCGTATTTGGCTTCCATGCTGAAGAACATCTTGTCGCCGTAGAATCCGAAGCCGCCGCCGCCATTGGACATCTGGGACCGGGAGTTGTAGACGGCGCCCTGGCCGGGGGCCGTGTAGTCGCCGGTGCGCAATCCCCCGCCCTGTCCCCAGAACAGCCAGTCCTCGGTACCGAACTCGAAGCCGGCGTTGACCCCGCCCAGGGAATTGTTCGTGCCAGCGGAGCCGGAGATGAAGCCACGCACCCCCTCGTGTGGGTGATGGTGGACCTGGTGGTGCCGGCTGATTGCGTTGACCGTGCCCCCCATGGAGCTTCCGCTGTAGAGCAGCGTCGCCGGACCCTTGACGATCTCCAGCCGCTCTAACTGCGCCGGGTTGATCAATTCCCCGTGATCGCCGGACTGGGAGGAAAGGGAGCCGGATCGGATCCCGTCCTCCATGATCAGGACGCGGTCGCCGTCGAAGCCGCGGACGATGGGCCGGGCCGGACCCGGTCCGAAACCGCGTTTGGCGATCCCGCTGCCCACCTTGTGGTCCAGCAACTCGCCGATGGTGACATCCGCCGACTCGGCCATTTCGTATGGCCCCAGCGACTCGACACTCTGGAACGACTCGAAGACCGTTTCGTGCTCGTCACGCGCCGTCACCGTGACTTCGTATCGCCTGGGCAACAGCTCAAGAAGGATGTCTACGTCTGCCTCCGCACCGGCCTCGACGTTCACCATGGTGGTGACCTCGGTGAACAGGCTGTCCAGATGGGTGATCAGGTGGTATGTCCCGGGAGGAACGCCATCGAATTCGTATTTTCCATCGTCGTCGGTGACGGTGCTCCGATCCAGCTCTTTGATGGACACGCTGGCGTGGTGCAGAGGTTGGCCGGTGTCCTTCAGCGTAACCTTGCCCCTCAGTGTGCCTTGTGACTGGGCGGCTACAGCCGGCTGAAACGCCCATAGAAACAAGCCGAACCAGACCGCCAGAAACCGGTGACCGATGCGCATACAAACCTCCCTGTGATTTCCGCGCAATTCCGGCGGCAGTATCGGCCACAATCCGTCACGGGACTACAAAAAAGCTGTGGGCGGGACCGATTCGCCGGCAACCGGGCCCCTGCTCCGGCGAACGGATGGGGAGGCGGTTCAGACTGCGTAGGGAGTGGGTCGCTTATTCCGCGGACGTGGCCGCATGGGACCGGAGAAACCTCCCGTACCCGATGACAATTCCCGTCACTTCTGGGATCGCTTCCAGTCTTTCCAGGAGTCTCGCCCGCAGCTCCGGATTCTGTCGGCCCCGGCCGTAGGTCGGATGGAGAAAGGACAGATAGAAGAGTTTCGGGGACACCAGGAGGTCGACTCCGTGAAGGGCGCAGAGCGGACCGTAGTCGTTGCTCAGGGCCTCTTCGATGGGAAGCAGACCCAGATTGTCCTCCTGGCTCTGGAGGTAGCCCATGGTGCGCTGAGTCCGCAGCGGGTAGCGGGCCCGCGCTCCGGTGATGTGCCCGACCACGAGCTGGTCGACGATCTTGTCGGCGACCCAGCGCCGCCACTGGATCCTCATGTTGCCGAAGGGGGGGCCCAGGTACTCCCCCTGTTGCACGCCCACCGCGAGCTTCTGTCCCCGGCTCTTGAGGTGGTCCCGGACCTCCCTGAGGAAGGTGGTGAAGAACTCGCCCCGCAAGTTCCGCCACTTCTCCAGGTCGAAGGGCTCGCGCAGGATGTCCCGTCCGTAGCGGCGCTTGTACTCCCGGACCACCGGTTCGTTGAAGCCGAACTGGTCGGCGTGGCCGGGGGGCGGCGAATGAGTGCGAAGGCTCAGGAAGACGCCGTCCAGATCGAAGCGGTCGGAGAAGGCCCGGATGACCTCGAGCATGTATTGCCGGACCTCCGGATAGGCGTACTCCATGACGCCCCAGTGGTACTTCCGGCCATTCGGGGTGAGGCTCCTGTCGCAGGCCAGAAACTGCGGGTTTTGGCGGGTGAAGCGGGACTGCCAGGCGAAGGGCACGGAGTCGGCGTAAAGGACCTCGGGGGGACACCCTTCGTCCAGAACGGTCAGCCAGACGTAGGCGCGAATGCCGGCTTCCCTCATGGCGTTGACGGCAGTCTCCATGAGGTCCGACTCCCAGGCCACCCGGGTCTTCTCCAACCCCTTGCGGTGTTCCTCGTTGGCGGGTGCCGTCTGGTGAAAGAGGAGGACGCGGAAGTTGTCGCCGCGAAAGAGGACCTGGTCGATGCCCTGGGATTTCCAGGAGCGGACGGACTCGCGCACCTTTTCGGGCGTGTCCAGCCGCGCCGCCCCCGGGGCCCCGGACATGATGACGTCGCCCCAGCTCACGATCATGACGTTCTGCTTGTCGCTGGCTTGGATGGGGATCGGCAGGAGGAAGAGGGAGGTCATCGCTGCGATCAAGCGGGTGCGCATGTTGGTTCCTCCAAGATGGGATCTGAACGGCGGTTTTCCTGCCGCCGATTGGGAAGAGCACGGGGGGACTAATAGTCCCCCCCTCCGACTCCTACAGGAACTGGAGGTCGCGAATCACGGCCGCCGTGGAGACACAGGCGATGCTCAAAAAGAACAGGGCGCAGGCCACCATCAAGACACGGATGTACCAGGCAGGCTGCAATTCCCTGGGCAGCAGTTTGCAGTTGACGGCCAGGACGCAGAGCGCCGAAAACCCCAGACCGAAGTTCAAGGGGATGCCCGCAATCTTCACGATCATCATGCGGTCGGGAATCAGGGTCAGCGCCATCACACCCCAGAGGGCGTAGGCGGCCAGCAGCACGTAGTAGACATACTTGACCTGCTCTTCCTTCAGCCCCCGGGCGCGGGTGCTGGCGGTCCAGATCAGGTCGGTCCAACGCCGGCAGAAGGAGTCCGCCGCCGCGATCTGGGTCGGGCCCAGGACCATGAAGCCGCAGAGCAGGGTGAGAAACCAGAAGATGGGTTCCCCGGTCTTCTCGACGACTCCCTGTGCCGTCAGGGCGGCCAGCGAATCGCCCCGGACCTGCTGTCCGGCGGCGAACTGGAGCGAGAGCAGGGCCGGTATGCCCATGCCCAGGATGCAACCCCCGACCCAGATCCCCAGTTGGTCGCGAATCGTGACCTTGCGCCATCCCGTCCACAGTTTTTTCGATTCCGGCGTGACGTGGAACACCCGGCCCTCGTGGAGCAGCTTGACGCCCTTTCCGCCCACGGCGCTGGCGATGGCGCCCACCCGGGCCCCCATTCCCCAGCCTTTGTCCCGAACGTAGTTGGCGAAACTGGCGTTGCCCAGGCCTCCGCTTCCGGCAATGGCGGCGAAAATAGCCAACAGGCCCACGTCCAGAGCCGGTCTGGCGCCTCCGATTCCGAAGGTCCCCCGGAACAGTTCCGACCACGTCAACGGGTTTCCCCCCACTTCGGGAAGCGCCCCGAATTTGACGAACCCCGAAAAGATCTCGACCCAGACCCGCCATTCGACGTAGAAGACCCCCAGGAAGATGAGATAGCCCAGCACCAGGGCCGTCTTGGCGGCCATGATCTTCTCGACCATGTTGTAGACCTTGCCGCCGAAGATCAGCGGGACGAAGGCGGAGAGGAAGATGGCGTAGCCGAGATAGCCAACCGTACTCCTTTCCGGTTCGACCCACTTCTCCAGCACCGGCTCCGGCATGGCCTTCCACCGGTCCGTGACGCCGTAGGCGCTCGGGTTCCGAGCCATTTCATGGACGATCTCGGCCGGAAGTCCGGTTTCTCGGATGACAACCTCCACCGGTCCGAACAGTTCCGGCCTCCCTTGAACCTTCTCCAGAACCTCGCGGTCCAACCCGGTCCTGGCGGCCACCTCCGTGACCGAGTCCCCGTCCTGCCACTCGGTGAGCGGATGGGGCAGAGGCCGCCAGCGGCGGGTGTCGCCATAGTGCTCCGGGTTCTGCGCGATCTCCCGGATCACCTCCACCGGCAGTCCCGTCTCGCGCTCGACATCCTGGACCCGTCCGAAACGGCCGGGGTGTTGCGACATCTCCTCCACCAGCCGGGCCGAAAGCCCCGTCTCGGCCACGATTTCTTCCTGGGAAAGGTAGGTCGTGGGGAGGGTCCCAGGCAGATGCCCCAGAAACGCCGCCAACAAGGGTACCGCCGCGTTGGCCGACAGGTAGGGCCAGATCGCGCCGAAGTCGACCACCAGGAAGATGCCGGTCCAGAAGCGCGGGCCCGGCGCCAACCGGAAAAAGCCGGTGAACATGGGCTCGCCGCAATACAGGGCGTAGCGCATCACCTCCAGGTTGTAGCAGCACTGGAACAGGATGCTCATGGTGGCGATCCACATGAGTATCCCGCCGTACTGCGCCGTCAGGGCGGGACCGGTCAGCCATTCCCCTCCTCCGATGGCCAGTCCCACCATGAGCAGGCCCGGCCCCAGGAACCGGCGCAGATCGAAGCGGTCCGGGGGAGGAACGGGCAGCGTGTCCACTCCCCAGGCCGCCATTTTCCCGGCCGGGACGCGGAGGTTGGAGCCGGGATCGGCGCCGGACATCTGAGTTGGGTTCTGGTCGGTCATCTGGCCCCCTGGAGAAGACGCGTCAGTCTACGGTCCTCAAGCAAATCGTCTGGAATTGTCGAGAATGCGCCAGCGCGGACCGGACTGCCTGCAGCCGGGGTTTTCGACCCGGGTTCGAGCACAGGCTCGGTGGAGATCCGGTGAGATGGCAATGGTGCCTAGAACCCTACCACGGCAAGGATTTCTGTCAAACGACGGCGGCCGGTTCCCAAAAGTCCGCTTGGTGCAGTTCGCTCCAGGGGACCAGGCTCCCTTCGGTGCGCCGCTGGAGTTGCTCGCCCCCGTAGGCCACGACGACCGAACATGGGCGAGGCTGTCGCGAAAGATGTCTGCGCACGCGCCGGGCGCCGCGAAACAGAGCGGAGGACGGCGTCGCGGAAGCCTTGGCTTCCACCAGCGTGATGTGGAACGGATATTCAAGGATGAGATCGACCTCGGCCCCGTTACTGTCGCGGTAGAAGAAAAGACCCCCGGATTCGCCCAGGTGAGTCCGGTATTTTGCAATCTCCGAGACCACCCAGGTTTCGAAGATCGGTCCTCGCAAGGGATGTGTGCGGAGCTGCTCGGGGCTGCGAATGCCCAGCAGCCAGCAGACCAGCCCGGTGTCGTAGAAGTACAACCTCGGCATCTTCACCAGGCGCTTGCGCAGATTGGCGTGAAATGCCGGCAGGCGAAAGGTGAGAAAACCGGTCTCGAGAATCCCGAGCCATGTCTTGGCCGTTGGCTGGGACACGCCGCAGTCGTCGGCCAATGACGAGTAGTTCACCAGTTGAGCCGTACGGCCGGCGCACAATTCCACGAAGCGTTGAAAGGTGGGAAGGTCTCCCACGTTGCTGATGGTCCGCACGTCCCGTTCGATATAGGTCGCGACATAAGAACGGAGCCAGTCCGCCGGGTTCAGATCGCGATCGAAAATCCGAGGATAGGCGCCCGCGAAGAGAGTCGCTTCAAGACTTTTCGGAGGCCGGTCGAAGCGCACGATCTCACTGCGGCTCGGTGGCAGCAGGTGGTGCACGGCTGTCCTTCCCGCCAGCGATTGGCTGACCGACGCCAGCAGGGAAAGGTTCTGCGAGCCAGTCAGAACCCAGCGGCCGGGCTCCGGATCGGAGTCGATGATGACCTGCAGGTACGAGAGGAGGTCTGGGACGCGTTGCACTTCGTCGATGATGGCTCCGTTGGGAAACTGGGCCAGGAAACCTCTGGGGTCCTCCGTCGCCAAAGCGCGTATGTCCGGGGCCTCCAGAGTCGTGTAGGGAAGGTCCGGAAACACGGCTCGGCACAAGGTCGTCTTTCCGCTCTGCCGTGGTCCGGTCAACGTGATCGAAGGGAATTGGCGAGCCGCCCTGATCAACTCCGGCGTGAGGTCCCGCTCGATCATCGCAGACAGCTTACAATAATTATTAGGATATTCCAAAGTTACATATTGAAGTATCCTAATTCATACCCTTCCATCGCCTGAGTCCACCGGATCGTCAATGACGCGGAAGAGGTTTGGCCGATCAAGAAGGGGGCAGTCCGATTTTCCGCGATTTTCCGTGGGATCGGTTCTCTAACCGAAAGGGTTCGTGATGACAACGCCAGAAATCTCTTGCCCATGCTGAAGATCTTCGCTGTAGAGGGTTCTGCAGCCCGCCTTGATCGCGGCCGCAACGATGAGCGAGTCATAGAAGCTGAAACCGTAGCGGGATCGGATCTCCAGTGATTTTCCATAGAGCCAGATATCTGGTTGAACTCTGTACAACGGATTCAGGACGTCCATCATGTACTTGCGCATCTCATCTTCGGTCAGCGGCACTTCAGCCTTGCGGGTGGCGGTGTTGAGACACTCCTGGATCACCTGAAAACTGATGCACGCCGTCTGGGTTTCGATTCCATGCCCGATGAGTTGGTCGGCAATATCGGCTTTACGGACATCAAGACGCTCAAGCTGATACACGAAGACATTTGTATCGATGAAGCTTTCAGCGTTCATTCATCTCTTCCCGCGTCAACTTGCGCCCGACGCGCAGTTTGCCTTGCAGTTCACGGACGGTACGCATCGCCCGGGCTGCCTGCCTTTCCCCGCCAACGTACTCGGCAAGCCAGAGCCGAAACTGACCGTTCAAGGTCGTATTTTCCGCCACCGCGCGGCGCCGAGCCGCTTCGATCATATTCTCGTCAGCGCTCAGGGTGATGTTTCTCACGATGACCTCCATGCTTTCAGTCTTCTTTCGTGAAGTATTCCGTCTACGATCTACACTGTTGCAGTGTACACGGTAGAAGTGCTGATTGCGATGCGTGGGGGGAAAATGGGGACAGTCTGGTACTCGGGCGGAGATGGGGGAACTGGGAACAGTCTGGCTATTCGGGCAAGTTTTCGGAAAGTGGAGAAAGGGAGACGGAGAAAGGGACAGTCTGTTTTTCCGGAGTGCGCCGTCTCCGGCGGCACCTTGAGCTTACGGGTCATGACGTTGAGTGTTTCCTGGACGACCTGGAAACTGATGCAACCAGTTTGGTGCTCCAAGGCCCGTTTAACCAGACGCTCTGCAAGTTGCCGCTTTCTGGGGTCGGTTTCATCAAACAAGTAGACGAAGACGTTGGAGTCAAGGAAGTCTTCAACGCTCATTCATTTGATCCCGAGTGAACGTGCGACCTCCAGTGAATATGCGCCCTTGCAGTTCGCGGATCACTCTCATGGCCTCCGCAGCCTGCTGCTCGCGTCGTACGTAGTTCTCAAGCCAGCCGCGAAATTGCTCGTTCAACGTTGTGTGTTCCGCGGCAGCACGTCGGCGTGCCGCTTCAATCAGGTTTTCGTCGGCGCTCAATGTGATGTTTTTCATAATCCGCTTTCTAAGCCTCATTGAGGAATATACACGAAGTCAGTGTACACGAGTCTAGTGTAGAGGGCAGTAGCGGGAGGTGGAGACAGTCTGGTTTTCGGGGGCGCCCGCCGTGCGTGACTGCCCCCTTCAGAGATGGGGAGTGGAGATGGGGACAGTCTGGTTTTCCGGGGACCTCCGCGGACTGTCCCCTTCACGCGCACGCGGGAGCCTTGAGCGTTTCGACGTCCTTCAGCGCACCGTGGGATTCCGCTGCGGCCGTATGTTGCGGAGCCGGCGAGAGAAGGACGATCCGGAAGGTGAGGATCTTGAGCCCCGAACCACTGCGCTGGTCAGTTTCCTCGAGGGCTTGCGCCATGATGCCCGTTTCCTCACGTATAACGGCAACTGCCATTGACCAACAGTTGACATCGCCCCGATCACGACAACAAAATTGACAACAAAATTGAGATTATCCGGTAAGTTACGGCACTAAGTTCGTCGAATTGAACAATATGACGGGTGCGCATCGTCACGATCACGACCACCATCATCACGGACCCGCGGAACATGGCGACGATCTGCACGGCGCCAGCCGGTACAGCCTGATCATCGCGCTCCTCTTGACCGTCGGCTACATGCTCATTCAGATCGTCGGCAGCATTTTGTCGGGCAGTCTGGCGTTGCTGGCGGAAGCCGTACACAAGGTGACGGACGCGGCGTCCATCGGTTTCGCCCTGGTCGCCCTCCACTTCTCGACTCGGCCCGCATCCATCCAACGGACCTACGGCCTCCGCCGCCTCGAGATCCTGGCGGCCCTGCTCAACGCCCTTTCTCTCTGGCTGATCGCCGGATGGCTGATCACGGAGGCCTACGAACGCGCCCATGATGCGCATCACCACGTTGAAGGCGAAATCATGCTTGCATTCGGCGCAGCCGGCTTGCTGGTCAACCTCTCGGTGGCCGGTGTTCTCCACCGCGCGTCGAAGCACAATGCCAATGTTGAAGGCGCATTCCTGCACATCATGGTCGATCTGCTGGGGACCGTCGGCGTCGTGGTCTCGGGCCTGCTCGTGTGGGCCTTCGACTGGGACCACGCAGACACGGTCGTGAGTGTGGTCATCGGAGTTCTCATCCTGTTCAGCACCTGGCGGTTGATCGGCAAGGTCGTGAACGTCCTGCTGGAGGGTGTTCCCAAACACATAGACGTGTATCGGCTCTGCAGCCAGATGGAAGAGGTGGTGGGCGTCGGCCTGATCCACGACATCCACGTCTGGAGCCTCGTCCCCGGCTATGAAGTGCTCACTGCCCACGTCCTGGTCGACCCCGAATTCAAAGACCTGGAATTCCTGCGGCGCCGCCTGCGGGAGATCGCAGCTAACGATTTCGGCATCCAACACATCACGATCCAGTTGGAATACACGGCGAAAGGCTGCACCGAACGCCACCACCTCGACCATCTGCACGCGTACAGCGCCGAGGAGAGAATCTACTGAGGAACAAAGGAGATCCGGTTCCGGACCGGCGATGATGAGGGGGACAAGAATGTCCCTCCCAGGGTGCTCCGATCGAATCGGTTTCACCCGGACCCGGGACCGCGGTAAGGGTCCTGGCCGATTCTCGCGTTGCCCAGACATCTCCGGTATCATGGCGCCAATCTGGAGCTACTCGATGACGCCTCATTCAGGGAACACCATGGCCTTTCTCAGGGCCTGCCGCCGGATGATCTGGCTCGCTCCGCTGTTCTTCGCTCCTGTTACCGCAACCGGCGAGACGGCGCCGGACGTCTTCGACTCGTCGATCCGGCCCATCATCGAGAACAACTGTGTGGCCTGCCACGGCGAGTCCGCGCCCCAGGCCGAGCTGGACCTGAGAGCCCCCGCATCGATCCTGAAGGGAGGCAAATCGGGTCCGGCCGTCGTCCCCGGGTCGGCCGACCAAAGTCTGTTGCTGGACAAGGTGGTGTCCGGAGCCATGCCTCCCGGCGACGCGGCTCTGGGCCGGGAGGAGATTGCGGCCATCCGCGGCTGGATCGACCGGCTGGGTCAAGCGGAAGCGGCCCTGGCCCACGCGGACATCAGCGAGAAGGACGTGCTTCCCATCTTCCTCATGAGGTGCGTGGTCTGCCACGGCAAGCGGGCCCAGGAAGGGGGTCTGGACCTGAGAACCCTGGCCGGACGCCTCCGGGGCGGCAAGTCGGGACCGGCCCTGGTGCCGGGCGACCCCGACGCCAGTCTTCTCTTTCAGCGCATCGTGCACGAGGAGATGCCTCCCGCCGACCTCCTCTTCAAGTACCGCGTCAGGCCTCCCAGCACCGGGGAGGTGGAGAACCTGCGCCGCTGGATCGCCGCCGGAGCGCTTGCCGACCCGCCGCATGACCCGGGCCAGGATTCCGAACTTCCCCTGACCGGCGAGGACCGGGGGTTCTGGTCCTTCCGGAGTCCAAAGAGTCCTCCGGTTCCGAAGGTCGCCCGGGACGCACTGGTCCGGAATCCCATCGACGCCTTCCTGCTGGAGAAGCTGGAAGCCAACGGCCTGAGCTTCTCGCCCGAAGCGGACCGCCTCACCCTGATGCGCCGGGCCTACCTGGACCTCGTCGGGATGCCTCCCACCGCGTCCCAGATCCGGGCCCATCTGGCGGACGAGTCTCCGGACGCGTACGAGCGCATGGTCGAGGAGCTGCTGGACTCGCCCCACTACGGGGAGCGCTGGGCTCAGCACTGGCTGGACGTGGCCGGCTACGCCGACACCGAGGGGATCAAGCACGCCGACCACTTCCGCCCCCAGGCCTGGCGCTACCGCGACTACGTGATCCGCTCCCTGAACCAGGACAAGCCCTACGACCGCTTCCTGGTGGAGCAGTTGGCCGGCGACGAGTTGGCGGACTACAAGAAGGAGGTCACGCCCGACGCCCTGGAGTTCCTGGCGGCCACCGGGTTTCTGAGGCTCGCCTCCGATCCCACCGATTCGCCGTCCAACGCCTCGCTGGCCGAAAAGATGGACGTGATCCACGACGAGATCCAGGTGCTGGGCTCCTCGGTCCTGGGCCTGACCATGGGTTGCGCCCGCTGCCACGATCACAAGTACGACCCCATCTCCCAGAAGGACTACTACCGCCTCAGCGCCGTTTTTCAGAGCGCCTACGACCCCTACGACTGGCTCGACCCGACCCAGCGCTACCTGGACGTGGGGGATCCGAAGGAGATCGAGGAGACGAAGCGCTTCAACGCTCCCATCCAAAAGCAGATCGACGACCTGGAACGGGCCTGGAAGGCCAAGACCGGGCCGCTCCGAAACCAGGTCCTGGAATCCCGGCTGGCGGCCCTGCCGGAAGCCCTGCGGCAGGACCTCAAAGCCCTGCTGAAGACCCCGGAGGACCAGCGCAACACGGTTCAGAAATACCTGCAACGCCGTTTTCAGAAGACGCTGAAGGTCACCGACCAGGGGCTGGCGCGTGAGAACGAGGAGCTCAAACCCCAGCTCGCGGAATTCAACAAGTCGCTGGGCGAGCTGAAGAAGAAACTGAAACCCAAACCGGCCGTGCGGGCCCTTTTCGACATGGGGAGCGAAGGCTCTCCCACCTACGTCCTGCAGCGCGGCAATGCCGAGACCATCGGGGAGCGCGTCTACCCCGGAGTGCCCGCCGTCCTGCGTGCGGGGTTGCCCGAATACGATCCGGAGATCCCTTCGGGGAGAACCGACACCACCGGCTATCGCCTGGCCCTGGCCCGCTGGCTGACCCATCCGGAGCATCCGCTGACCTCGCGGGTCCTGGTCAACCGGGTCTGGATGCACCATTTCGGACGTGGCATCGTCTCCACGCCGGCCGACTTCGGCCGGACCGGCGCCCGGCCCTCCCATCCGGAACTGCTGGACTGGCTGGCCACCTGGTTCGTGGACCGGGACTGGAGCCTCAAGTCGCTGCACCGGCTCATGATGACCTCCACCGCCTACCGACAGAGTTCGGGACGGGGGTTGCAGGGGGAAGCCGATCCCGAAGGCCACCTCTGGTCGCGCATGTCCTTGCGGCGGATGCAGGCGGAGGTGCTCTACGATTCCATGCTGCGGGCCACCGGCCGGCTGGACCCGGACCGCTTCGGACCGGCCGACCCGGTGGAGAGGATGGACGACGGGGAGGTGATCGCCCAGGGAACGAAGAACGGTTGGAGGCGGGCCATCTACACCCAGAAACGGCGCCTCCTGAGAATGACCTTCCTGGACCTCTTCGACGCCCCGCAGATGGCGCCCAACTGCACCGAGCGAATCTCCTCCAACGTTGCGCCGCAGGCCCTCCAGTTGATGAACGGCTTCCTGGCCCGGAAGCTGTCGCGCCATCTGGCCGGACGCCTGGTGGACGCGCACCCGGGACGGGCCGAGGACCAGGTCCGGGAGCTCTACCTGCGGGTTCTCACCCGGAGGCCCACTCCGGAGGAGATGCAAATGACCCTGGAATCCCTCTCCGACCTCGCGGAGAAGTGGACCCGTCACTTGGAGAACGAACAGGACGAGGCTCCGCGCCGGACGACCGCCCACTGGTCGGCTCTGGCGTCCGTTTCCCACGCTCTGCTCACCTCGGCGGAGTTCTCCTACATCGACTAGGCCGGCGACCATGAGAAACAGACTCGAGAGTCCCCACATCCCCCGGCGGGAGTTCTTCTCCCGGCTCAGCGACGGCCTTTACGGCACGGCCTTGGCCACACTCTTGGGGGAGGACCTCTACTCCTCCTCCAATCCGGCGCTGGCCGGCAACGGAGTCCATGACCTGAAGCCCCGGGCTCCCCACTACCGTCCCCAGGCCAAGGCCGTGATCCACCTGTTCATGAACGGCGGACCCAGCCAGGTGGACCTGTTCGACCCCAAGCCGGAGCTGGCCCGGTTGGCGGGGAGCGCGCCCCCCAGGGACATCCTCAACAAGATCGAATTCGCCGACCAGGTGGGAGGGCTGTTCCCCTCCCCCTACAAGTTCAAGCGGCGCGGACGTTGCGGAATGGAGCTCTCCGAACTGCTTCCCCATCTGGGAGAGGTGGTGGACGACATCACCCTGATCCGTTCCATGTACGGGGAGCACTTCAACCACGAGCCGGCCATCTATCTCATGCACTCGGGCCGAACCCTGCCCAATCGGCCCTCGTTGGGCTCGTGGGTGGTCTACGGACTGGGGAGCGAGACCCGGAACCTGCCCGGATACGTGGTGCTGGACGACCCCAAGGGGCTGCCCATCAACCGGGAGCAGAACTGGCAGTCGGCCTGGCTGCCTCCCGTCTACCAGGGGACCCGCTTCCGCTCCGAGGGGCCGCCCGTCCTGAACCTGGAGTCGCGGCGGAATCTGCCCAGCGACCTGATCGAAGCCGAGCGCGCCCTGCTCCGCCGTCTCGACACGGCGCACCGGGACGCCCGGCCAAGGGAACCGGAGCTCGACGCCAGGATCGCCAGCTACGAGCTGGCCGCCCGGATGCAGTTGGCCACGTCGGATGCGCTGGACCTGTCCCAGGAGGACGAGGCCACCCGGGAAATGTACGGCCTCAACGACGAGCTGACCCGTTCCTATGGAACCCGCTGCCTCATGGCCCGGCGCCTGGTGGAGCGGGGAGTCCGTTTCGTTCAGATCTTCATCGAAGGCCAGATCTGGGACGCCCACACCAACCTGGAGAAGATGCTGACCTACAGTTGCGGGAAGACGGACCGTCCCGCGGCCGCCCTTGTCAAGGACCTCAAGCGCCGCGGCCTGTTGGAGGAGACCCTGGTGATCTGGGGCGGAGAGTTCGGGAGAATGCCCCTGGCCCAGGTCGCCGACCGGGGCGCCGACGGGCGGGACCACGGCCCCGACGGATTCAGCATCTGGATGGCCGGCGGCGGCGTCAAGGGAGGACTCACCTACGGCGGCACCGACGACATCGGGCACAAGGCCGTGGACCAGAGGGTCAGCGTCCACGACTTCCACGCCACCCTGCTGCACCTGT carries:
- a CDS encoding PIN domain-containing protein, with the translated sequence MNAESFIDTNVFVYQLERLDVRKADIADQLIGHGIETQTACISFQVIQECLNTATRKAEVPLTEDEMRKYMMDVLNPLYRVQPDIWLYGKSLEIRSRYGFSFYDSLIVAAAIKAGCRTLYSEDLQHGQEISGVVITNPFG
- a CDS encoding family 10 glycosylhydrolase, which gives rise to MRTRLIAAMTSLFLLPIPIQASDKQNVMIVSWGDVIMSGAPGAARLDTPEKVRESVRSWKSQGIDQVLFRGDNFRVLLFHQTAPANEEHRKGLEKTRVAWESDLMETAVNAMREAGIRAYVWLTVLDEGCPPEVLYADSVPFAWQSRFTRQNPQFLACDRSLTPNGRKYHWGVMEYAYPEVRQYMLEVIRAFSDRFDLDGVFLSLRTHSPPPGHADQFGFNEPVVREYKRRYGRDILREPFDLEKWRNLRGEFFTTFLREVRDHLKSRGQKLAVGVQQGEYLGPPFGNMRIQWRRWVADKIVDQLVVGHITGARARYPLRTQRTMGYLQSQEDNLGLLPIEEALSNDYGPLCALHGVDLLVSPKLFYLSFLHPTYGRGRQNPELRARLLERLEAIPEVTGIVIGYGRFLRSHAATSAE
- a CDS encoding PIN domain-containing protein, with product MSVEDFLDSNVFVYLFDETDPRKRQLAERLVKRALEHQTGCISFQVVQETLNVMTRKLKVPPETAHSGKTDCPFLRLPFSTFRKLARIARLFPVPPSPPEYQTVPIFPPRIAISTSTVYTATV
- a CDS encoding cation diffusion facilitator family transporter, translated to MTGAHRHDHDHHHHGPAEHGDDLHGASRYSLIIALLLTVGYMLIQIVGSILSGSLALLAEAVHKVTDAASIGFALVALHFSTRPASIQRTYGLRRLEILAALLNALSLWLIAGWLITEAYERAHDAHHHVEGEIMLAFGAAGLLVNLSVAGVLHRASKHNANVEGAFLHIMVDLLGTVGVVVSGLLVWAFDWDHADTVVSVVIGVLILFSTWRLIGKVVNVLLEGVPKHIDVYRLCSQMEEVVGVGLIHDIHVWSLVPGYEVLTAHVLVDPEFKDLEFLRRRLREIAANDFGIQHITIQLEYTAKGCTERHHLDHLHAYSAEERIY
- a CDS encoding ATP-binding protein yields the protein MIERDLTPELIRAARQFPSITLTGPRQSGKTTLCRAVFPDLPYTTLEAPDIRALATEDPRGFLAQFPNGAIIDEVQRVPDLLSYLQVIIDSDPEPGRWVLTGSQNLSLLASVSQSLAGRTAVHHLLPPSRSEIVRFDRPPKSLEATLFAGAYPRIFDRDLNPADWLRSYVATYIERDVRTISNVGDLPTFQRFVELCAGRTAQLVNYSSLADDCGVSQPTAKTWLGILETGFLTFRLPAFHANLRKRLVKMPRLYFYDTGLVCWLLGIRSPEQLRTHPLRGPIFETWVVSEIAKYRTHLGESGGLFFYRDSNGAEVDLILEYPFHITLVEAKASATPSSALFRGARRVRRHLSRQPRPCSVVVAYGGEQLQRRTEGSLVPWSELHQADFWEPAAVV
- a CDS encoding Nramp family divalent metal transporter translates to MTDQNPTQMSGADPGSNLRVPAGKMAAWGVDTLPVPPPDRFDLRRFLGPGLLMVGLAIGGGEWLTGPALTAQYGGILMWIATMSILFQCCYNLEVMRYALYCGEPMFTGFFRLAPGPRFWTGIFLVVDFGAIWPYLSANAAVPLLAAFLGHLPGTLPTTYLSQEEIVAETGLSARLVEEMSQHPGRFGRVQDVERETGLPVEVIREIAQNPEHYGDTRRWRPLPHPLTEWQDGDSVTEVAARTGLDREVLEKVQGRPELFGPVEVVIRETGLPAEIVHEMARNPSAYGVTDRWKAMPEPVLEKWVEPERSTVGYLGYAIFLSAFVPLIFGGKVYNMVEKIMAAKTALVLGYLIFLGVFYVEWRVWVEIFSGFVKFGALPEVGGNPLTWSELFRGTFGIGGARPALDVGLLAIFAAIAGSGGLGNASFANYVRDKGWGMGARVGAIASAVGGKGVKLLHEGRVFHVTPESKKLWTGWRKVTIRDQLGIWVGGCILGMGIPALLSLQFAAGQQVRGDSLAALTAQGVVEKTGEPIFWFLTLLCGFMVLGPTQIAAADSFCRRWTDLIWTASTRARGLKEEQVKYVYYVLLAAYALWGVMALTLIPDRMMIVKIAGIPLNFGLGFSALCVLAVNCKLLPRELQPAWYIRVLMVACALFFLSIACVSTAAVIRDLQFL